The Streptomyces sp. Je 1-332 genome has a window encoding:
- a CDS encoding ABC transporter substrate-binding protein, with amino-acid sequence MRRRAGRGTAAVAGGVLLLGGCASGPSLETQGEVTAPPGDSHHLVVGSAGFTESDLLAQMYSLLLQKAGYGAEILSVANRELYEPALESGQIDVVPEYAATFADWLNAKKNGADAKPVGSPDLDATMKALRALAAPRGLTVLDPGKAVDQNAFAVTASFAKEHHLKTLSDLGKSGLKVRLAAGDECVQRPYCEPGLKDVYGIDITSVDPKGVGTTQAKKAVQSGQDQMVLTTSTDATLDNFGLVLLKDDKKLQNADYIVPVVNRSRAGSEGVAKALGRLNSVLTTADLASMNEQVDSWRRLPQDVARTFLEEKGLL; translated from the coding sequence ATGAGGCGCCGCGCGGGACGGGGTACGGCTGCCGTCGCCGGGGGCGTCCTGCTCCTGGGCGGCTGCGCTTCGGGGCCCTCCCTGGAGACCCAGGGCGAGGTGACCGCGCCACCCGGCGACAGCCACCACCTCGTCGTCGGGTCGGCGGGATTCACCGAGAGCGATCTGCTCGCCCAGATGTACTCCCTGCTCCTGCAGAAGGCCGGATACGGCGCGGAGATCCTCTCCGTCGCCAACCGCGAGCTCTACGAACCCGCCCTGGAGTCCGGGCAGATCGACGTCGTCCCCGAGTACGCGGCGACCTTCGCGGACTGGCTGAACGCCAAGAAGAACGGCGCCGACGCGAAGCCGGTCGGCTCACCCGACCTGGACGCCACCATGAAGGCCCTGCGCGCACTCGCCGCGCCGCGCGGCCTCACCGTCCTCGACCCGGGCAAGGCCGTGGACCAGAACGCGTTCGCCGTCACGGCGTCCTTCGCCAAGGAGCACCACCTCAAGACCCTGAGCGACCTCGGCAAGTCCGGCCTGAAGGTACGCCTCGCCGCGGGCGACGAATGCGTGCAACGCCCGTACTGCGAACCCGGCCTGAAGGACGTCTACGGCATCGACATCACCTCCGTCGACCCGAAGGGTGTGGGCACGACCCAGGCCAAGAAGGCCGTGCAGAGCGGGCAGGACCAGATGGTCCTCACCACGTCGACGGACGCCACGCTCGACAACTTCGGCCTCGTCCTGCTGAAGGACGACAAGAAGCTCCAGAACGCCGACTACATCGTCCCGGTCGTCAACCGCTCCCGCGCCGGGAGCGAGGGCGTCGCGAAAGCACTCGGCCGCCTCAACTCCGTGCTGACGACGGCGGACCTGGCGTCCATGAACGAACAGGTGGACAGCTGGCGGCGGCTGCCGCAGGACGTGGCGCGGACGTTCCTGGAGGAGAAGGGGCTGCTGTGA
- a CDS encoding ABC transporter permease: MNTISEAWQWLTDSAHWAGDDGIWHRLTQHLVLTVVCLLLSCLIALPVALVLGHLGKGGALAVNISNVGRAVPTFAVLVLLLLTPIGRWGEGPTVVALVLFAVPPLLTNAYVGMRGVDRSVVQAARGMGMTGRQMLWRVELPLAMPLVLSGVRIAAVQLVATATIAALAGGGGLGRIITAGFNLASTPQVVAGAVLVAVFALIVEGLFEIGERLAPGWARGRGRTG, translated from the coding sequence ATGAACACCATCAGTGAAGCCTGGCAGTGGCTCACCGACTCGGCCCACTGGGCGGGCGACGACGGCATCTGGCACCGGCTCACCCAGCACCTCGTCCTGACCGTCGTGTGCCTGCTGCTCAGCTGCCTGATCGCGCTGCCGGTCGCGCTCGTCCTCGGCCACCTCGGCAAGGGCGGCGCCCTCGCGGTCAACATCTCCAACGTCGGCCGCGCGGTGCCCACCTTCGCGGTCCTCGTCCTGCTGCTCCTCACCCCCATCGGGCGGTGGGGCGAGGGCCCCACCGTCGTCGCTCTCGTGCTGTTCGCCGTGCCGCCGCTGCTCACCAACGCGTACGTGGGTATGCGCGGCGTCGACCGCAGCGTCGTACAGGCCGCGCGCGGCATGGGCATGACGGGACGGCAGATGCTGTGGCGGGTCGAACTGCCGCTCGCGATGCCGCTGGTCCTCAGCGGGGTGCGGATCGCCGCCGTGCAGCTCGTGGCCACCGCCACGATCGCGGCCCTCGCGGGCGGCGGGGGGCTCGGCCGGATCATCACGGCCGGCTTCAACCTCGCGAGCACCCCGCAGGTGGTGGCGGGCGCCGTGCTGGTCGCCGTGTTCGCGCTGATCGTCGAGGGGCTCTTCGAGATCGGCGAACGGCTCGCCCCCGGATGGGCGCGGGGGAGAGGACGGACGGGATGA
- a CDS encoding ABC transporter permease — MTAPPDDCLARNEWICGEYLSTRRQIIVDAVLQHLELTAVSVLIALVIAVPLAVVARRWALAAGPVLALTTVLYTIPSLAMFSLLLPVYGLSASLVVAGLVLYSLTLLVRNILAGLRAVPDDTRQAARGMGYGPIRLLLTVELPLALPAAMAGLRIATVSAVSLVTVGAIVGFGGLGNLIYTGMNTYFKAQVLTASVLCVVIAVLADLLLLGVQRILTPWTRAVRS, encoded by the coding sequence GTGACCGCGCCCCCGGACGACTGCCTCGCGCGCAACGAGTGGATCTGCGGTGAGTATCTGAGCACCCGCCGCCAGATCATCGTCGACGCGGTCCTCCAGCATCTGGAGCTGACCGCGGTCTCCGTCCTCATCGCGCTCGTCATCGCCGTGCCGCTCGCCGTCGTCGCCCGCCGCTGGGCCCTGGCGGCCGGTCCCGTCCTCGCGCTGACCACGGTCCTCTACACGATCCCCTCGCTCGCGATGTTCTCGCTGCTGCTCCCCGTGTACGGCCTGTCCGCGTCCCTCGTGGTCGCAGGGCTCGTCCTGTACTCGCTGACGCTGCTCGTGCGCAACATCCTGGCCGGGCTGCGCGCCGTCCCCGATGACACCCGGCAGGCCGCCCGCGGCATGGGCTACGGACCGATCCGGCTCCTGCTCACGGTCGAACTGCCGCTCGCGCTGCCCGCCGCCATGGCAGGACTGCGCATCGCCACCGTCTCCGCGGTGTCCCTCGTCACGGTCGGCGCGATCGTCGGCTTCGGCGGGCTCGGCAACCTGATCTACACGGGCATGAACACCTACTTCAAGGCGCAGGTCCTCACCGCGTCCGTGCTGTGTGTCGTCATCGCCGTGCTCGCCGATCTGCTGCTCCTCGGCGTGCAGCGGATCCTCACCCCGTGGACGAGGGCGGTCCGCTCATGA
- a CDS encoding SPW repeat protein, producing the protein MADVSHRGDIAAHPDVSEMRDRYARVLGGKDVALVDGPVFLTGLFCAISPWVVHFATSQPVLTTHNLIMGIAIGLLGLGFTVAPARMYGLSWAMCAMGVWMIVSPWVVGSSPDTGVILTNIIIGGLTLLLGLVCIGASAKEGRKATST; encoded by the coding sequence ATGGCCGACGTCTCACACAGGGGAGACATAGCCGCTCACCCTGACGTATCCGAAATGCGGGACCGGTACGCCCGCGTACTCGGTGGAAAAGATGTGGCACTCGTGGACGGGCCTGTGTTCCTCACGGGCCTCTTCTGTGCCATCTCCCCGTGGGTGGTGCACTTCGCCACCAGCCAGCCAGTCCTCACGACGCACAACCTCATCATGGGCATCGCGATCGGCCTGCTGGGCCTCGGGTTCACCGTCGCGCCCGCCAGGATGTACGGCCTGAGCTGGGCCATGTGCGCCATGGGCGTGTGGATGATCGTGTCGCCGTGGGTCGTCGGCTCGAGCCCTGACACGGGCGTCATCCTGACCAACATCATCATCGGCGGCCTCACTCTCCTGTTGGGCCTCGTGTGCATCGGCGCATCGGCGAAGGAGGGCCGAAAGGCGACCTCGACCTGA
- a CDS encoding GH1 family beta-glucosidase: protein MSELIDLAALPNDFAWGTATSAYQIEGAVSEDGRSPSIWDTFSHTPGKTDNADHGDVACDHYHRWREDIELMKQLGTNAYRLSLAWPRVVPGGDGPVNAKGLDFYDQLIDGLLEAGIAPSVTLYHWDLPQMLQDRGGWPERETAEHFAAYASIAAERFGDRVTQWTTLNEPLCSAWIGHLEGRMAPGLTDLTAAVRASYHLLLGHGLATQAIRAAAPGAQIGIVNNLSTVEPASDRPEDVAAARRVDGHTNRWWLDPVHGRDFPADMQEVYGVELPERAGDLATIAQPLDWLGLNYYFPAVVSDDPAGPAPYAHQVRREGVPRTGMDWEIDASGIETLLLRLTNEYGARKLYVTENGSSYPDVVRPDGTIDDPERTDYLVRHLAACASAARKGAPLAGYYAWSLLDNFEWAYGYDKRFGLVHVDYETQRRTVKGSGLRYADIIRDHQGRVSRAA from the coding sequence GTGTCCGAGCTCATCGACCTTGCCGCACTGCCGAACGACTTCGCGTGGGGGACGGCCACTTCGGCGTACCAGATCGAGGGCGCCGTCTCCGAGGACGGCCGTTCCCCCTCGATCTGGGACACCTTCTCGCACACCCCCGGAAAGACCGACAACGCCGATCACGGTGACGTGGCCTGCGACCACTACCACCGCTGGCGCGAGGACATCGAGTTGATGAAGCAACTGGGCACCAACGCCTACCGGTTGTCCCTCGCCTGGCCACGCGTCGTGCCCGGCGGCGACGGACCGGTCAACGCCAAGGGCCTCGACTTCTACGACCAGTTGATCGACGGCCTGCTCGAAGCGGGCATCGCCCCGTCGGTGACGCTCTACCACTGGGACCTGCCGCAGATGCTCCAGGACCGCGGCGGCTGGCCCGAGCGGGAGACGGCCGAGCACTTCGCGGCGTACGCGTCCATCGCCGCCGAGCGCTTCGGCGACCGCGTCACCCAGTGGACCACGCTCAACGAACCTCTCTGCTCGGCCTGGATCGGCCATCTCGAAGGCCGCATGGCGCCGGGCCTGACCGACCTGACCGCCGCCGTGCGTGCCTCCTACCACCTGCTGCTCGGGCACGGGCTCGCCACCCAGGCCATCCGCGCCGCGGCGCCCGGCGCGCAGATCGGCATCGTCAACAACCTCTCCACCGTGGAGCCCGCGAGCGACCGCCCCGAGGACGTCGCCGCCGCCCGCCGCGTGGACGGCCACACCAACCGCTGGTGGCTCGACCCGGTGCACGGCCGCGACTTCCCCGCCGACATGCAAGAGGTATACGGGGTCGAACTCCCGGAGCGCGCGGGCGACTTGGCGACCATCGCGCAGCCGCTGGACTGGCTGGGCCTGAACTACTACTTCCCGGCCGTCGTCTCCGACGACCCCGCGGGGCCCGCTCCCTACGCCCACCAGGTGCGCCGCGAAGGCGTGCCCCGCACCGGCATGGACTGGGAGATCGACGCGAGCGGCATCGAGACGCTCCTGCTGCGCCTGACGAACGAGTACGGCGCGCGCAAGCTGTACGTCACCGAGAACGGCTCGTCCTACCCCGACGTCGTACGCCCCGACGGCACGATCGACGACCCGGAGCGCACCGACTACCTCGTCCGGCATCTCGCCGCCTGCGCGAGCGCCGCCCGCAAGGGAGCACCGCTGGCCGGGTACTACGCGTGGTCCCTGCTCGACAACTTCGAGTGGGCCTATGGCTACGACAAGCGTTTCGGCCTGGTCCACGTCGACTACGAGACGCAGCGACGCACCGTCAAGGGCAGCGGGCTGCGCTATGCCGACATCATCCGCGACCACCAGGGGCGCGTGAGCCGCGCCGCCTGA
- a CDS encoding carbohydrate ABC transporter permease has protein sequence MSSVRTAAPPRGAAKPRSPMAAPRSFLWSRRIFLTLLTGFVLLPVFVMVSSSLKPLEDVSGKFRWMPSGLTIRPYIDIWKTVPLAKYFMNSLIVAGAATVCSVVIAVFAAYAVSRYQFRGKRVFTVTVLSTQMFPGILFLLPLFLMYVNIGNATGIALFGSRGGLILTYLTFSLPFSIWMLIGYFDSVPRDLDEAALVDGCGPIGALFKVVVPAAIPGIVAVAVYAFMTAWGEVLFASVMTNDATRTLAIGLQGYSTQNDVYWNQIMAASLVVSIPVVAGFLLLQRYLVAGLTAGAVK, from the coding sequence ATGTCTAGCGTCCGCACGGCCGCGCCGCCCCGCGGGGCCGCGAAGCCCCGGTCGCCGATGGCGGCGCCCCGCTCGTTCCTGTGGTCACGGCGGATCTTCCTGACGTTGCTCACGGGCTTCGTGCTGCTCCCGGTGTTCGTGATGGTCTCCAGCTCGCTCAAGCCCCTCGAAGACGTGTCGGGCAAGTTCCGCTGGATGCCGAGCGGGCTCACGATCCGCCCGTACATCGACATCTGGAAGACCGTTCCGCTGGCGAAGTACTTCATGAACTCGCTGATCGTGGCGGGCGCGGCCACCGTCTGCTCGGTCGTGATCGCCGTCTTCGCCGCCTACGCCGTCAGCCGCTACCAGTTCCGCGGCAAGCGCGTCTTCACGGTGACGGTCCTGTCCACGCAGATGTTCCCCGGCATCCTGTTCCTGCTGCCGCTGTTCCTGATGTACGTCAACATCGGCAACGCCACGGGGATCGCCCTGTTCGGCTCCCGGGGCGGGCTCATCCTCACGTATCTGACCTTCTCGCTGCCGTTCTCGATCTGGATGCTGATCGGGTACTTCGACTCGGTGCCGCGCGATCTGGACGAGGCGGCGCTCGTCGACGGCTGCGGGCCGATAGGGGCGCTCTTCAAGGTCGTCGTGCCCGCCGCGATCCCCGGCATCGTCGCGGTCGCCGTCTACGCGTTCATGACCGCGTGGGGAGAAGTGCTCTTCGCCTCCGTCATGACGAACGACGCCACCCGCACCCTCGCCATCGGCCTGCAGGGCTACTCCACCCAGAACGACGTCTACTGGAACCAGATCATGGCCGCGTCGCTGGTCGTGAGCATTCCCGTGGTGGCGGGCTTCCTCCTGCTCCAGCGCTATCTGGTCGCCGGCCTCACCGCCGGAGCCGTCAAGTGA
- a CDS encoding sugar ABC transporter permease translates to MHSAKEPSANAPETERGPRRRPGRLRRIGLPYLLLLPALLLELLVHLLPIVIGITMSFKELTQFFIRDWGAAPWSGLDNYEIAVDFDAPVGEALLHSFLVTCAFTLLSVGLCWLIGTTAAIYLQETFKGRGFLRALFLVPYALPVYAAVITWGFMFQRDNGLINHVLHDQLGLTDSAPFWLIGDNSFVALLTVSVWKGWPFAFLIMMAGLQNIPREMYEAAALDGAGMWQQIRRITLPSLRSVNQVLVLVLFLWTFNDFNTPYVLFGRSAPEAADLVSIHIYQSSFVTWNFGTGSAMSVLLLLFLLAVTGVYLWVTSRERKSAHV, encoded by the coding sequence GTGCACAGCGCGAAGGAGCCGTCCGCGAACGCCCCGGAGACGGAGCGCGGCCCGCGCCGCCGTCCCGGACGGCTCCGCCGCATCGGCCTGCCGTACCTCCTGCTGCTGCCGGCCCTCCTGCTCGAACTCCTCGTCCATCTGCTGCCGATCGTCATCGGCATCACGATGAGCTTCAAGGAGCTCACCCAGTTCTTCATCCGCGACTGGGGCGCCGCGCCCTGGTCCGGCCTGGACAACTACGAGATCGCGGTCGACTTCGACGCCCCGGTGGGCGAGGCGCTGCTGCACTCGTTCCTCGTCACCTGCGCCTTCACCCTGCTCTCGGTGGGCCTGTGCTGGCTGATCGGGACGACCGCCGCGATCTATCTGCAGGAGACGTTCAAGGGGAGGGGCTTCCTCAGGGCGCTCTTCCTCGTCCCGTACGCACTGCCCGTCTACGCCGCGGTGATCACCTGGGGCTTCATGTTCCAGCGCGACAACGGCCTCATCAACCACGTGCTGCACGACCAGTTGGGCCTCACCGACAGCGCGCCGTTCTGGCTCATCGGCGACAACAGCTTCGTCGCGCTGCTCACCGTGTCGGTGTGGAAGGGCTGGCCGTTCGCCTTCCTCATCATGATGGCCGGGCTGCAGAACATCCCCAGGGAGATGTACGAGGCGGCCGCGCTCGACGGCGCGGGCATGTGGCAGCAGATCCGCCGCATCACCCTGCCGTCCCTGCGCTCCGTCAACCAGGTCCTCGTGCTCGTCCTGTTCCTGTGGACGTTCAACGACTTCAACACGCCGTACGTCCTGTTCGGCAGGTCGGCGCCCGAGGCCGCGGACCTGGTCTCGATCCACATCTACCAGTCCTCGTTCGTCACCTGGAACTTCGGCACCGGCTCCGCCATGTCCGTCCTGCTGCTGCTGTTCCTGCTCGCCGTGACGGGCGTCTATCTGTGGGTCACTTCGCGCGAGAGGAAGTCCGCTCATGTCTAG
- a CDS encoding sugar ABC transporter substrate-binding protein, with protein MRRFRAAAVGAATLSLALTASACGGGSTSGGGGSNDSPKTLTYWASNQGPNVEADKKILKPELAKFEKQTGIKVKLEVVPWSELLNRILTATTSGQGPDVLNIGNTWSASLQASGALLPWDEKNFDKIGGKDRFVESALGSAGAPDKDPAAVPLYSMAYALYYNKKMFDEAGIDKPPATWDELVEDGKKISKGGKWALGAEGANLSNNIHQVFALGKQHGADFFTADGKADFTSDGAVAAVKQYVDMMAKDKIIAPGNAEYAQNQSLSDFAKDKTAMVLWQAAATTFKSQGMSDDEWGVAPVPVDSGAPGAGKATNSMVAGINMAVFKNTKNIDGSLKFVKFMTSDAEQKILCKSYGSVPPVKAAQEDAAFDRPELKVLRDTLAKSAAPLPQVPNESQFETAVGTAVKNLFANAADGREVTTASVKAELVKAQQQMSSQ; from the coding sequence ATGCGCAGATTCCGAGCCGCCGCCGTCGGCGCCGCCACTCTCTCGCTCGCCCTCACCGCGTCCGCCTGCGGCGGCGGTTCGACGTCGGGGGGCGGCGGGTCCAACGACTCGCCGAAGACGCTGACCTACTGGGCGTCCAACCAAGGCCCCAACGTCGAGGCGGACAAGAAGATCCTCAAGCCCGAACTGGCCAAGTTCGAGAAGCAGACGGGGATCAAGGTCAAGCTCGAAGTCGTCCCGTGGTCGGAGCTGCTCAACAGGATCCTGACCGCGACGACCTCGGGCCAGGGCCCCGACGTCCTGAACATCGGCAACACCTGGAGCGCGTCGCTCCAGGCCAGCGGCGCCCTGCTGCCCTGGGACGAGAAGAACTTCGACAAGATCGGCGGCAAGGACCGCTTCGTGGAGTCCGCGCTTGGCTCGGCCGGAGCACCGGACAAGGACCCGGCAGCCGTGCCGCTGTACTCCATGGCGTACGCCCTCTACTACAACAAAAAGATGTTCGATGAGGCCGGCATAGACAAGCCGCCCGCCACCTGGGACGAGCTGGTCGAGGACGGCAAGAAGATCTCCAAGGGCGGCAAGTGGGCCCTGGGTGCCGAAGGGGCGAACCTCTCCAACAACATCCACCAGGTCTTCGCCCTCGGCAAGCAGCACGGCGCCGACTTCTTCACCGCGGACGGCAAGGCGGACTTCACGTCGGACGGCGCGGTCGCGGCCGTCAAGCAGTACGTCGACATGATGGCGAAGGACAAGATCATCGCCCCGGGCAACGCGGAGTACGCGCAGAACCAGTCCCTGAGCGACTTCGCCAAGGACAAGACGGCGATGGTGCTGTGGCAGGCCGCCGCCACCACCTTCAAGTCGCAGGGCATGAGCGACGACGAGTGGGGCGTGGCGCCCGTGCCGGTCGACTCCGGCGCTCCGGGCGCGGGCAAGGCCACCAACTCGATGGTCGCCGGCATCAACATGGCTGTCTTCAAGAACACCAAGAACATCGACGGCTCACTGAAGTTCGTGAAGTTCATGACCAGCGACGCGGAACAGAAGATCCTGTGCAAGTCCTACGGATCCGTGCCGCCGGTCAAGGCGGCGCAGGAGGACGCGGCCTTCGACCGCCCCGAGCTGAAGGTCCTGCGCGACACCCTCGCCAAGAGCGCCGCACCGCTGCCCCAGGTGCCCAACGAGTCGCAGTTCGAGACCGCGGTCGGCACCGCCGTCAAGAACCTCTTCGCGAACGCCGCGGACGGCCGTGAGGTCACCACGGCGTCGGTGAAGGCCGAACTGGTCAAGGCTCAGCAGCAGATGTCCTCGCAGTGA
- a CDS encoding ROK family transcriptional regulator yields the protein MAGQRNGRTVHDLRRENRAAVLQRLYFEGPMSRFTLGPATGLSSGSISNVVAELVTEGWVEEAGSVESDGGRPRTLLRVAPGRGQLIGVDVGETRVRVELFDLSLSELARAERPLTLKGHDVGGIAEHIRDGIGDVLDAAGVTEEGLLGVGIGVPGIVARDGERGAVVHGQTIGWDAVPLESLLRGAGQGTTQLPDSVPYFIDNGAKTLGQAEMWFGAGRGTRNAVVVLFGSGVGACVVTEDVEQGRAVEWGHLTVRVQGRRCRCGGLGCLEAYAGAEALLERWQEAGGHPPRGTDEERTLTAMLDAAYPKGGGAPDPTALAVLEETAEYLGAGLADLINLFQPERILVGGWAGLQLGQRFLTAVKCYIPTYALSYPAGRVTIDLGRLGPDAVTVGAATLPLADFFARGGRRAAPVREAELPAWQTALEGRQPS from the coding sequence ATGGCAGGGCAGCGCAACGGGCGTACGGTGCACGACCTGCGGCGGGAGAACCGCGCCGCCGTACTGCAGCGGCTGTACTTCGAGGGACCGATGAGCCGCTTCACGCTCGGGCCCGCCACCGGGCTGAGTTCAGGTTCCATCAGCAATGTCGTGGCCGAGCTGGTGACGGAGGGGTGGGTGGAGGAGGCGGGCAGCGTGGAGTCCGACGGCGGACGCCCGCGTACGCTGCTGCGGGTGGCGCCCGGCCGGGGTCAGCTGATCGGCGTGGACGTCGGCGAGACCCGCGTACGCGTCGAACTCTTCGACCTCTCCCTGTCCGAACTCGCCAGGGCAGAGCGCCCGTTGACCCTGAAAGGCCATGACGTCGGCGGCATCGCGGAGCACATCCGCGACGGTATCGGCGACGTACTCGACGCGGCGGGCGTCACGGAGGAGGGACTCCTCGGCGTCGGTATCGGCGTACCCGGAATCGTCGCGCGCGACGGCGAACGCGGTGCCGTCGTGCACGGGCAGACCATAGGCTGGGACGCGGTGCCGCTGGAATCACTGCTGCGGGGGGCCGGCCAGGGGACCACTCAACTCCCCGACTCCGTCCCGTACTTCATCGACAACGGCGCCAAGACGCTGGGCCAGGCGGAGATGTGGTTCGGCGCGGGGCGCGGGACACGCAACGCGGTGGTGGTCCTGTTCGGCTCCGGTGTCGGAGCGTGCGTCGTCACCGAGGACGTGGAGCAGGGCCGCGCCGTCGAGTGGGGTCACCTCACGGTTCGGGTGCAGGGCAGACGGTGCCGGTGCGGTGGGCTCGGGTGCCTGGAGGCGTACGCGGGGGCGGAGGCGCTGCTCGAACGGTGGCAGGAGGCGGGCGGGCACCCACCCAGAGGCACGGACGAGGAGAGAACGCTCACCGCCATGCTCGACGCCGCCTACCCGAAGGGCGGCGGCGCGCCAGATCCGACGGCCCTGGCCGTGCTGGAGGAGACCGCCGAGTACCTGGGCGCGGGCCTCGCCGACCTGATCAACCTCTTCCAGCCGGAGCGGATCCTCGTCGGCGGCTGGGCCGGGCTCCAGCTCGGCCAGCGCTTCCTGACCGCGGTGAAGTGCTACATCCCGACGTACGCCCTTTCCTACCCCGCGGGACGCGTCACCATCGACCTGGGCCGCCTCGGCCCCGACGCGGTGACGGTCGGCGCCGCGACACTGCCGCTCGCCGACTTCTTCGCGCGCGGCGGACGGCGCGCGGCCCCGGTGCGGGAGGCCGAACTCCCCGCCTGGCAGACCGCGTTGGAGGGGCGCCAGCCGTCCTAG
- a CDS encoding YoaK family protein yields the protein MNSLLDRAAARLFPDVEGHHGVLPPLLVVLTFATGLVDAVSYLGLDRVFVANMTGNVVFLGFALAGDVQLSATASLLAVGAFVAGAWAGGRLAPRIARPLRLFALLVAAHAVLVTAALVLGLVVDAKHVLIVLLALGMGLQNAVVRKLAVPDLTTTVLTMTLTGLASDRPFPAFTRRFAAVAAMFAGALAGGLLQLHHGTAATLAPALLLLALVALTAALRDAAESRAR from the coding sequence ATGAACTCATTGCTCGACCGGGCCGCCGCCCGTCTCTTTCCCGACGTCGAGGGACATCACGGCGTGCTGCCTCCGCTCCTCGTCGTGCTGACCTTCGCCACGGGCCTCGTCGACGCCGTCAGCTATCTCGGCCTCGATCGTGTCTTCGTCGCCAACATGACCGGCAACGTCGTTTTCCTGGGCTTCGCGCTCGCGGGCGACGTGCAGCTGTCGGCGACAGCCTCGCTCCTCGCGGTCGGGGCGTTCGTCGCCGGCGCGTGGGCGGGCGGGCGGCTCGCGCCGCGGATCGCGCGGCCGCTGCGGCTGTTCGCGCTCCTTGTCGCGGCGCACGCCGTGCTGGTGACGGCCGCCCTGGTGCTCGGCCTCGTGGTCGACGCCAAGCACGTCCTGATCGTGCTGCTCGCTCTCGGCATGGGGCTGCAGAACGCCGTGGTCCGCAAACTCGCCGTACCGGACCTGACCACCACCGTCCTCACCATGACCCTGACGGGCCTGGCATCCGACCGGCCCTTCCCCGCCTTCACACGCAGGTTCGCGGCCGTCGCGGCGATGTTCGCCGGGGCGCTCGCGGGCGGGCTCCTCCAGCTTCACCACGGCACGGCCGCCACGCTGGCGCCGGCGCTCCTCCTGCTGGCCCTCGTGGCTCTGACGGCGGCACTGCGGGACGCGGCCGAGTCGCGTGCGCGCTGA
- a CDS encoding SRPBCC domain-containing protein — protein sequence MYSTQVSGHVNAPRAAVYQALLDADAIARWRVPDGMSSQVHTFDAREGGRFRVSLTYDGQAGTGKSASHTDTYHGHFAKLVPNEQVVEVLAFETEDPELSGTMTMTTTLTDGGADGGTDVLVVHEGIPDSVSAADNETGTRMALTHLARLVESAR from the coding sequence ATGTACTCGACACAGGTGTCAGGGCACGTGAACGCCCCGCGAGCAGCCGTCTACCAGGCACTTCTCGACGCGGACGCGATCGCGCGCTGGCGTGTCCCGGACGGCATGAGCAGTCAGGTCCACACCTTCGACGCCCGCGAGGGAGGTCGGTTCCGCGTCTCGCTCACTTACGACGGACAGGCGGGCACCGGCAAGTCGGCCTCGCACACCGACACGTACCACGGTCACTTCGCGAAGCTCGTACCGAACGAGCAGGTGGTCGAGGTGCTCGCCTTCGAGACCGAGGATCCCGAGCTGAGCGGCACGATGACGATGACGACCACGCTCACCGACGGGGGAGCGGACGGCGGAACCGACGTCCTGGTCGTGCACGAAGGCATCCCCGACAGCGTGTCCGCCGCCGACAACGAGACGGGGACGCGCATGGCGCTGACGCATCTCGCCCGGCTCGTCGAGTCGGCGAGGTAG
- a CDS encoding NAD(P)H-dependent oxidoreductase, producing the protein MSVRILALVGSLRAGSHNRQLAEAAVKHAPAGADIEVFEGLADLPFYNEDIDVEGSVPAAALRLREVAGGSDAFLLFSPEYNGTMPAVLKNAIDWLSRPFGAGAISGKPVAVVGTAFGQYGGVWAQDEARKAAGLAGGVVVEEAKLSIPASLTRFAETHPADDTEVVTALTEIVARLSEKAAPAAA; encoded by the coding sequence ATGTCTGTACGCATCCTCGCCCTCGTCGGCAGCCTCCGCGCCGGCTCGCACAACCGTCAGCTCGCCGAGGCCGCCGTGAAGCACGCGCCCGCGGGTGCGGACATCGAGGTCTTCGAGGGCCTTGCGGATCTGCCCTTCTACAACGAGGACATCGACGTCGAAGGCAGCGTCCCGGCCGCGGCGCTCCGCCTGCGTGAGGTGGCCGGCGGCAGCGACGCGTTCCTCCTCTTCTCGCCCGAGTACAACGGCACCATGCCGGCGGTCCTGAAGAACGCGATCGACTGGCTGTCGCGGCCCTTCGGCGCCGGTGCGATCTCCGGCAAGCCGGTCGCCGTCGTCGGCACCGCCTTCGGCCAGTACGGCGGCGTGTGGGCGCAGGACGAGGCCCGCAAGGCCGCGGGCCTCGCCGGTGGCGTCGTCGTCGAGGAGGCCAAGCTGTCCATCCCCGCCTCCCTGACGCGCTTCGCCGAGACGCACCCGGCCGACGACACCGAGGTGGTCACGGCCCTCACCGAGATCGTCGCCCGCCTCTCCGAGAAGGCCGCGCCCGCCGCTGCCTGA